The following coding sequences are from one bacterium SCSIO 12741 window:
- a CDS encoding VWA domain-containing protein, whose translation MKAIRIILMRHKTIWTPALVCVFFLSCSRPLGSQGLSQTQINAPIPDPDPEPGQRNIKVAILLDTSGSMNGLIEQAKSQLWAIVNKLADARSNGVAPKLEIALYHYGNSTLPGSNGYIQMLTPLTTDLDLFSENLFSLTTNGGSEFCGQAIQTALSQLEWSNNEDDLQMIFIAGNEPFTQGHVPYAEACIAAKDRGIIVNTIFCGDHQAGINTAWKSGADLTYGNYSSINHNARTVYYNTPFDQDIADWNYRLNQTYVWYGADGKTYYERQAAQDEEATKYGAANVAMRSSFKSKASYENSRWDLVDKMEQDSTVIKELKNEDLPENMRTMDSEEREEYVQEKAEERKKIQAKIKELNTQREAHIAEQKKSNAIDQNNLGEVLIESIVTQANGKNFKFE comes from the coding sequence ATGAAAGCAATTCGAATAATATTGATGAGGCACAAGACCATCTGGACTCCAGCTCTGGTATGTGTATTCTTCCTTTCCTGTAGCAGACCCTTGGGCTCTCAAGGGCTTAGCCAAACTCAAATCAATGCTCCCATTCCGGATCCTGATCCAGAACCGGGCCAGCGAAATATCAAGGTGGCCATTCTGTTGGATACTTCTGGTTCTATGAATGGATTGATCGAACAAGCCAAATCGCAACTGTGGGCCATCGTCAACAAACTGGCCGACGCCCGCAGCAATGGGGTAGCTCCGAAATTGGAAATTGCTCTCTATCATTATGGAAACAGCACACTCCCCGGATCCAACGGTTATATCCAGATGCTCACCCCTTTGACAACAGATCTTGATTTGTTTTCTGAAAACCTCTTTTCACTAACCACCAACGGAGGAAGTGAGTTCTGTGGGCAGGCCATTCAAACTGCGTTAAGTCAACTGGAATGGAGCAACAACGAAGATGATTTGCAGATGATTTTCATTGCGGGCAACGAGCCTTTTACCCAGGGGCATGTTCCCTATGCAGAAGCCTGTATTGCTGCCAAGGACCGCGGAATTATTGTGAATACGATATTTTGTGGAGACCACCAGGCAGGAATTAATACAGCCTGGAAGAGTGGTGCCGATTTGACTTATGGCAATTACTCCAGCATTAACCACAATGCTCGTACGGTGTACTACAACACCCCATTCGATCAAGACATTGCCGACTGGAACTACCGACTCAATCAAACCTACGTGTGGTATGGAGCTGATGGAAAAACCTACTACGAACGTCAGGCCGCTCAAGATGAAGAAGCTACCAAATATGGGGCGGCCAACGTAGCTATGCGCTCCAGTTTCAAATCCAAGGCCAGTTATGAAAATAGCAGATGGGATTTGGTCGATAAGATGGAACAAGATTCTACGGTAATAAAAGAATTGAAGAACGAAGACCTTCCGGAGAATATGCGCACCATGGATTCAGAAGAAAGGGAAGAGTACGTTCAGGAAAAGGCCGAGGAGCGTAAAAAGATTCAAGCCAAAATTAAAGAACTAAATACCCAGCGAGAAGCCCACATAGCCGAGCAGAAAAAGAGTAATGCGATTGACCAGAACAATTTGGGTGAGGTGCTTATCGAATCCATAGTAACCCAAGCCAATGGCAAAAACTTCAAGTTTGAGTAG
- a CDS encoding histidine kinase, whose amino-acid sequence MLKALRLLFLILALGIFSSQGYSQRSSSQERMERIQSMEEGVRLLNKADGSYAQDPDAALDMLEKALYYSLENDILPMQADCYTVLGKVNQHLSQFDLAEGKYRQALAKYEKPLEKSELIVQERKKMKAPRMGSFKSLQAYDTLYPIHEIKWLLALSVQEQERWDEVLILYDELEQDAENRRDLQRKSEIQTKIAEVYQRKGEPVQALDYSGRALNSAQTEGNFRNYDAEIIYGASNSLLGNEGIADTVLKNAQFNIATDSITPPEVLAESRSKLASYYDATGRKEEEIAQREDNLKFFDEMGIEDEAIEEKVKLSDAYLEVGDANKAIVSLEGLDQIDSTLPLPNQAQVYRNYAHAYELNGETEKALGAYQKWAEITDSIQPQMAQNGLASNQKPNSSISDRLQRIESIENEMRISEQTIVLLEQAQEIREQEIFNQRVIIFSLIGGLLILSLAFYRINRESVKKRKANQMLALKSLRSQMNPHFIFNALNSVNGYISRNEERKANKYLSEFSRLMRLVLENSKQELVPLKDELELLALYLKLEHSRFEDRFEYQLEVDENLNPDQYDIPPMLVQPFVENAVWHGLRYLEGEPGELKVHFSMADKDLKVIIEDNGIGRQKSQQLKTKNQQKSQSTGLRNTENRIKLINRLYQTDYDILIEDLHPDQENTGTRVSLTIPAKNLIHA is encoded by the coding sequence ATGTTGAAAGCACTGCGCCTTCTTTTCTTAATTCTGGCCTTGGGGATTTTCTCGTCTCAGGGGTATTCCCAGAGATCTTCATCCCAAGAGCGAATGGAACGTATCCAATCGATGGAGGAAGGAGTTCGTCTGCTCAACAAGGCTGATGGCAGCTACGCCCAAGACCCGGATGCTGCTCTGGATATGTTGGAAAAGGCACTCTACTACAGCTTGGAAAACGATATCCTACCTATGCAAGCCGATTGCTACACGGTATTGGGAAAGGTAAACCAGCATTTGAGTCAATTCGATTTGGCCGAAGGCAAATACAGACAAGCCCTGGCCAAATATGAAAAGCCTCTCGAAAAAAGTGAGCTAATTGTTCAGGAAAGAAAGAAAATGAAGGCCCCGAGAATGGGTTCCTTCAAATCTCTCCAAGCCTACGACACGTTATATCCAATTCACGAAATCAAATGGCTTTTGGCGCTTTCGGTTCAAGAACAGGAGCGCTGGGACGAGGTCTTGATTTTGTACGACGAATTGGAACAAGATGCGGAAAATCGCCGCGACCTTCAAAGAAAGAGTGAAATCCAAACCAAGATTGCTGAAGTGTATCAGCGCAAGGGAGAACCTGTACAAGCCCTGGACTACAGTGGTCGAGCTCTCAATTCAGCCCAAACAGAAGGAAACTTCCGTAACTACGATGCGGAAATTATTTATGGAGCGAGTAACTCCTTATTAGGCAATGAAGGCATCGCCGATACTGTGCTAAAAAACGCCCAATTTAACATTGCCACAGATTCGATTACCCCTCCCGAAGTACTGGCCGAAAGTCGATCAAAACTGGCCTCCTATTATGATGCTACGGGACGAAAGGAAGAAGAAATTGCCCAGCGTGAGGATAACCTGAAGTTCTTCGATGAAATGGGCATTGAGGACGAAGCGATTGAAGAAAAAGTAAAACTGAGCGACGCCTATCTGGAAGTTGGAGATGCCAACAAGGCCATCGTTTCCTTGGAAGGATTGGATCAAATTGACTCGACCCTTCCATTACCCAATCAAGCTCAGGTGTACCGTAATTATGCCCATGCTTATGAACTCAATGGGGAAACGGAAAAAGCCTTAGGTGCTTACCAAAAATGGGCAGAAATCACGGATAGCATTCAACCGCAAATGGCTCAAAATGGGTTAGCCTCCAATCAGAAACCCAACAGCTCCATAAGCGATCGCCTTCAACGGATTGAAAGTATCGAAAACGAAATGCGCATCAGTGAACAAACGATTGTTCTGCTGGAACAGGCCCAGGAGATTCGCGAACAGGAGATTTTTAACCAGCGGGTTATCATTTTCTCCCTCATCGGTGGATTGCTGATCCTTTCTTTAGCCTTTTATCGAATCAATCGCGAATCGGTGAAAAAACGAAAGGCCAACCAGATGCTCGCTTTGAAATCTTTGCGCAGCCAGATGAATCCGCATTTCATCTTTAATGCGCTCAACTCTGTGAATGGTTACATCTCCCGAAATGAAGAGCGTAAAGCAAATAAATACCTATCTGAATTTTCCAGACTGATGCGCCTTGTTTTGGAAAACTCCAAGCAGGAACTGGTTCCTCTTAAAGATGAACTGGAACTACTGGCCCTTTACCTCAAGCTCGAACATTCACGGTTTGAGGATCGCTTCGAATACCAGTTGGAAGTGGACGAAAACCTAAATCCGGATCAATACGACATCCCTCCTATGCTGGTGCAGCCTTTTGTAGAAAATGCGGTTTGGCACGGACTTCGTTACCTGGAAGGAGAACCCGGAGAGCTCAAAGTGCATTTTTCCATGGCTGATAAAGACCTTAAAGTAATTATTGAAGACAATGGAATTGGTCGTCAAAAATCACAGCAACTGAAAACCAAAAACCAACAGAAAAGCCAGAGTACCGGTTTAAGAAATACCGAGAATCGAATCAAACTGATTAACCGGTTGTATCAAACCGATTACGACATTCTAATCGAAGACTTGCATCCCGATCAGGAAAATACCGGAACACGGGTATCCTTGACCATACCCGCCAAAAATCTAATCCATGCTTAA
- a CDS encoding response regulator transcription factor: MLNPLTALIVDDEKESRDSLRHFITKYCEGVTVKGEAQNIKEAMELIARYEPDVVFLDVEMPFGNAFDLLEQLDTIRFETIFVTAYSQYAMQALNMSASYYLLKPIDIDELVASVDRIREKQSEKNKLQNARVLIDNFQVENKQLHKVVLPVLDGFEVVRVKDVIHCKANDNFTEFYLEGGKKKMICRPLKFYEELLEPYDFLRVHKSHLVNLQYVTKYHKGKGGRLTMSNGNEVDVAPARKQSLLNRF, from the coding sequence ATGCTTAATCCCCTTACAGCCCTTATCGTTGATGACGAAAAAGAAAGCCGCGACAGCTTACGTCATTTTATTACCAAATACTGCGAAGGAGTAACGGTAAAAGGAGAAGCCCAAAACATCAAGGAAGCCATGGAGCTGATTGCTCGCTACGAACCGGATGTTGTGTTTTTGGATGTGGAAATGCCTTTTGGCAATGCCTTTGATCTGTTGGAGCAACTGGATACCATTCGCTTTGAAACCATCTTTGTAACAGCCTACAGCCAGTATGCCATGCAGGCACTCAACATGAGTGCTTCTTATTACCTGCTCAAGCCCATCGATATTGACGAATTGGTGGCTTCCGTAGATCGAATTCGCGAAAAGCAGTCTGAGAAAAATAAGCTACAAAACGCCCGGGTACTCATTGACAACTTCCAGGTGGAAAACAAGCAATTACACAAGGTTGTTCTTCCGGTTTTGGATGGATTTGAAGTGGTACGGGTAAAGGATGTTATCCATTGCAAAGCCAACGACAACTTCACGGAGTTTTACCTGGAAGGTGGAAAAAAGAAGATGATTTGCCGTCCGCTCAAATTTTACGAGGAACTACTGGAACCTTACGATTTTCTGCGTGTTCACAAATCTCACCTGGTCAACCTTCAATACGTAACCAAATACCATAAAGGCAAGGGCGGTCGTCTCACCATGAGCAATGGAAATGAAGTGGATGTGGCACCGGCTCGTAAGCAAAGCCTGCTCAATCGTTTTTAA